ATAAAGATAAATGGTCGCTTAAATTTAGATGAGGCAATTGGTTATCAACCGCCTGTAAATGTCGCAAATTTACTAAAAACCAATAGTTTAAAACTAAATTTAAATACATATCTAGAAATATTTAAAACTCTAAATTTAGCCGAACTAGAGCTAAAAACAAACACAAAAATGGATAAAGAAATTTTTGTTCTATCTACCATTTTAAACTTACAGCATCTAATATCAACAGCAAACATTAAGTAATTTTAAGCTAAAATCCACCCCTGCTTAATGCAAAATCCTTGCTCACAAAGTGAGCTAAATATCCATAAGGAGAAAAAATGAAACATTATGAGCTTTTATTTATTCTTAAGCCGACACTAACGGAAGAGGAAGTTAAAGCTAAGGTTGATTTCGTAAAAGAAGTCATAACAAAAAACGGCGGAGAGATCACTACTGTCGTTGAGATGGGTACTAGAAAGTTAGCCTATACCATAAAAAAATATGAGCGTGGAACATACTTTGTTATCTACTACAAAGCTCCACCAGCACTTCTTGCAGAGCTTACAAGAAACGTAAGAATCACTGAAGATATCATAAGATTTTTAAGCGTT
This genomic interval from Campylobacter concisus contains the following:
- a CDS encoding 30S ribosomal protein S6 is translated as MKHYELLFILKPTLTEEEVKAKVDFVKEVITKNGGEITTVVEMGTRKLAYTIKKYERGTYFVIYYKAPPALLAELTRNVRITEDIIRFLSVKYENKREIAAWERLCKGIKQTIKKEPREPRAPREPRVEKVDEQTFTEE